In Thermofilum pendens Hrk 5, the sequence CCTAGAACGTATGCCATAAAAAATTTTCGCGCTCAGCTGTTTGCCGTTCTTCATGCTTCGGGCGGCAAGTCACTCATCATCGCTATTTACGGTAGGAAAAAACGCGGCTTTTTGATTTTACCTGAAAACGGCATGGAGCCCCGGCCGGGATTCGAACCCGGGACCTTCGGCTTTCTCGAACCCCGCGCAGCCTCCCTTACAAGGCCGACGCTCCACCCGCTGAGCTACCGGGGCTAAAGGCTATCGGAGAAAACATGTCTTGGGAAATAAATCTTTCGCGAGTATCTTTGCGCGCGGGCTAAGACTTAAAAGGTGGCCCTCAAGCCTACTACCCAGTGGGCTGGATGTCTGTAAGCTTTAGGGCAAAGGTAACCAATATCTCCTTGATGGACGCGCCTTTCGGGGAGAAGCTCGTGAAGCTAGAGCTTACCGAGGAGAGAGAGCTTCCCGGACCCGTAATCGTGCAGAAAGATGAGAGCGAGATAGGCAGGGAGATCGCTCCTATAATAGCTCAAGTCATGAGAATGATGCCTGGGCTGGCTCCGAACACGGTGAGAATTCCCAGAGTGACGCTGGTGTTAACCGAGGATGAGTGGGAGCGTTTCCCCGTGAAGCCCAGCATAGGAGACTTCTTCGTGATCGAGGTCAGCGGCGAAAACGTGAAAATTCGGAGAGAAGAGTAAACCCAAGCTTAGAGCTGTGGTCTGAGCTTCAAATACTTTATCGGTATCTCTTGGATCTTCCCTTCCGGCGTCCACCTGACAACGATTATCGGAAGCAGGCCTAGCTCTAGCTCTTTCTCGGCTATTGTTATGGGATCAGAGAGCTCCTCGCTGACCTGTATTAGAACCGGTGCACCCAGAGAAATTTGGAGAGCTCGAATCCCTATTATTCTAGCTCTTTCAAACCTCGTGAGCCATGGAGGGCCTATTTTCACCTCGAATTTTTCGTGCTCGCCACTGTTTTTCGAGCTATTTTCACTAATCATAAGGACAAGAAAGACAAAAATAAATGTATTTAAGTTTTTTTGTTAAAAACCTAGTCAAACTCCGTCTTTTCCTTCTCCTTCTCCTCTTCTCCTTTCTTCTCCTTGGACTTCGGCGGCTGAGCAGCAATGATATCGTCGATCCTCAGTATCATTACAGCGGCCTCTGTCGCCGATTTAAGTACCTGTTTCTTTACGAGCGCGGGCTCCAAGACGCCTGCCTTCTTCATGTCCTCTACTTTCGCCGTGTAGGCATTTACACCTGCCCACTTCTCGCCTTTCGCATGGCGTGTCTTGAGTTCTGCTAGTACGTCGATAGGCTCCATTCCGGCGTTCTGGGCAAGGATGCCTACGATGCTTTCAAGCGCCTCGGCGTACTTCTGCACAGCTAGCTGTTCCCTGCTGGGCAGAGTTCTGGCAAAGTCTCGGAGCCTCATAGCGAGCTCTATTTCGACAGCTCCTCCACCGGCAACGATCTTAGGCTCTCTGATCACGTTCCTCACGACGCTTAGAGCGTCGTGTATGGCCCTCTCGGCCTCGTCGACTACGTGGTCAGCCCCTCCTCTTACTAGTATTGTTACGCTCTTGGGGTTGGGGCATCCCTCGACGAATACCATCTTCTCGTCTGCAACCTTCCTCTCCTCCACAAGCTCAGCCCTACCGAGAGCCTCAGGCGTAATATCCTCCACCCTAGTGAGAATCCTAGCACCAGTAGCCCTAGCAAGCTTCTCCATATCACTCTTCTTCACACGCCTAACAGCAAGAATACCAGCCTTAGCCAAGTAGTACTGAGCAACATCATCAATACCCTTCTGACAGAAAACAACATTAGCACCACTCTCCTTAATCTTCTCGACCTTCTTTCTCAGGATCTCCGCCTCCTGGTCTAGGAACATCTTCAGCTGCTCCGGGGTTGTAACGTTTATCTTAGCAGTCCACTCAGGCTTCTCTATCTCTAGCGGGGCGTCTAGGAGGGCTATCTTCGCGTTCGTAACCCTCTTAGGCATACCCGGGTGCACAACCTCCTTGTCGAGCACTATGCCCTTTACCAGCATTGTTTCCGTTATGCTCTCTCCTCTCTTCTTCTCCACCTTGATATCGTCCAGGCTTAGGTTGTACTTTCCGTCCTTCTTTTCAACGACCGTCAGAGCAGCGTCTACGACGAGCTTAGCCAAGAAGTCCTTGTAGTCCGCTACAACCTTGCTTGAAAGGGCAGTCTTCGCAACGTTCTCGAGGACAGTCCTGTCGAGTGGGTCTACGGTCTCGGAAATCTCGTCAATTATTCTGGTAGCCTCAACGAGCGCCTTTTCGAAACCCTCCACTATTGTCGTGGGGTGAATGTCCTCGTCGAGAAGCTCCTCGGAGGCAGCGAGCAGCTGCCCTGCTAGGACGACTACAGTGGTTGTACCGTCTCCAACCTCGTCATCCTGAGCCTTCGCGACCTCAACGAGCATTTTAGCGGCCGGGTGCTGTACTTCCATCTCCTTGAGTATGGTCGCGCCGTCACCGGTGATCGTCGCGTTTCCAAAAGAATCAACTAGGAGCTTGTCCATGCCCCTAGGACCTAGAGAGCTCGCCATGGCCTCCGCTATGACCTTTGCGGCGTAGATGTTGGATTTCCTGGCATCTCTCCCGGTGGTTCTCTGAGTACCCTCTTTAAGTATTAATACAGGGATCTGAGCCTGAGCCATACCTTACTCCACCTGCACGCTCCTAAATTATCGCTTCTATAAAAATCTTTCGCGCAGGCAGTCCCAAGAGGGCTTGCGAACAGGCCTCGTAGAGCCGTCCTTCACTGCAGACTTCAGCACGTAGCAACGCTGACTTGCACCGGAGCTCGGGAGAGGGTAGCATTAAGCACAGGCTATAAATAATTGAGGGCGCTGGAATGGGTCTAGAGGTGGAGGCGTAGTGGCTGAGGATCGGAGGGAAATTGTATTGTATGCTTTGACTATAGTGGGGTTGCTGGTCTTCTTGTTATCGCTTCGATTCGTGCTCTCAACCCCCGTCCCCCTAGCCGTTGTTTCGAGCTGGTCCATGGAGCCCGTGCTACACGTTGGAGACGTCGTGGTAGTCGCCGGGGGGAACAGCTACACACTCGGCGACATCGTGATATACGAGAGAGGAGGAGAGCTCATAGTTCACCGAATAGTTTTATCGGTGAACGGCAAGTACGTAACTAAGGGAGACGCCAACCCCCAGGCTGACAACATCGTGCTAGGTAAAGACGCGATATACGGAAAGGTTCAGATCGTAATACCGTACAT encodes:
- a CDS encoding arcadin 1, whose amino-acid sequence is MSVSFRAKVTNISLMDAPFGEKLVKLELTEERELPGPVIVQKDESEIGREIAPIIAQVMRMMPGLAPNTVRIPRVTLVLTEDEWERFPVKPSIGDFFVIEVSGENVKIRREE
- a CDS encoding DNA-directed RNA polymerase subunit K, with protein sequence MISENSSKNSGEHEKFEVKIGPPWLTRFERARIIGIRALQISLGAPVLIQVSEELSDPITIAEKELELGLLPIIVVRWTPEGKIQEIPIKYLKLRPQL
- the thsA gene encoding thermosome subunit alpha, with the protein product MAQAQIPVLILKEGTQRTTGRDARKSNIYAAKVIAEAMASSLGPRGMDKLLVDSFGNATITGDGATILKEMEVQHPAAKMLVEVAKAQDDEVGDGTTTVVVLAGQLLAASEELLDEDIHPTTIVEGFEKALVEATRIIDEISETVDPLDRTVLENVAKTALSSKVVADYKDFLAKLVVDAALTVVEKKDGKYNLSLDDIKVEKKRGESITETMLVKGIVLDKEVVHPGMPKRVTNAKIALLDAPLEIEKPEWTAKINVTTPEQLKMFLDQEAEILRKKVEKIKESGANVVFCQKGIDDVAQYYLAKAGILAVRRVKKSDMEKLARATGARILTRVEDITPEALGRAELVEERKVADEKMVFVEGCPNPKSVTILVRGGADHVVDEAERAIHDALSVVRNVIREPKIVAGGGAVEIELAMRLRDFARTLPSREQLAVQKYAEALESIVGILAQNAGMEPIDVLAELKTRHAKGEKWAGVNAYTAKVEDMKKAGVLEPALVKKQVLKSATEAAVMILRIDDIIAAQPPKSKEKKGEEEKEKEKTEFD
- a CDS encoding signal peptidase I; its protein translation is MAEDRREIVLYALTIVGLLVFLLSLRFVLSTPVPLAVVSSWSMEPVLHVGDVVVVAGGNSYTLGDIVIYERGGELIVHRIVLSVNGKYVTKGDANPQADNIVLGKDAIYGKVQIVIPYIGALKLIFYKG